In the Periophthalmus magnuspinnatus isolate fPerMag1 chromosome 4, fPerMag1.2.pri, whole genome shotgun sequence genome, one interval contains:
- the LOC117369459 gene encoding ras-specific guanine nucleotide-releasing factor RalGPS2-like: MFTDVALLGTGYFPEIPAKDRDISMYLSDLTYIDSAYPSTGSILENEHRSNLMNNILRIISDLQRSCTYDVPVMPHIQKYLNSVRYIEELQKFVEDDNYKLSQKIEPGTSTPRANASKEDLVGQEASPLCGRKCTIAAEGTKVPATPPSPRNLLPYGHRKCHSLGYNFIHKMNTVEFKSATFPNAGSRHLLDDSVMESQSPSRVQAKSSTLSSGISLGSSEGSELSEEVSWPAFERTRFYHSLGPVTRVARIPYRGVLRPSSSAESEELAVHLYPGAVTVQGVLRRKTVLKEGKKPTVASWTKYWVALCGTQLYYYTAKSLKATERKHFKSTSCKSVCVVGLMAMMADDPEHPDVFMLTDSEHGNTYKYQAGNRMNALLWFKHLSAACQSNRQQVPANLMSFE, encoded by the exons ATGTTCACAGATGTGGCTTTGTTGGGAACAGGGTATTTTCCAGAGATCCCAGCAAAAGACCGTGACATAA gCATGTACCTGTCAGACCTGACGTACATCGACTCAGCCTATCCCTCGACTGGCAGCATACTGGAGAACGAGCACAGGTCCAATCTCATGAACAACATCCTCCGAATCATATCCGACTTACAGAGATCCTGCACATATG ATGTGCCTGTGATGCCTCATATTCAGAAGTATCTCAACTCTGTCAGATACATAGAGGAGCTGCAGAAGTTTGTGGAGGACGACAATTACAA GTTGTCACAGAAGATTGAGCCAGGCACCAGCACACCACGAGCTAATGCCTCTAAAGAGGACCTTGTTG GTCAGGAAGCTTCTCCTCTCTGTGGTCGTAAATGCACAATCGCAGCTGAAGGAACCAAAGTCCCCGCCACTCCCCCCTCTCCACGAAACCTCCTGCCCTACGGTCACAGGAAGTGCCACAGTCTGGGATACAA TTTTATTCACAAGATGAACACGGTTGAGTTTAAAAGTGCGACGTTCCCAAATGCTGGCTCCAGACATTTACTGGACGACAGTGTGATGGAGAGCCAGAGTCCGAGCCGAGTCCAGGCCAAGAGTTCCACTTTGTCCAGCGGCATCTCACTCG GGAGCAGTGAAGGGTCAGAGCTGAGTGAAGAGGTGTCATGGCCGGCTTTTGAGAG GACTCGCTTCTACCACTCTCTGGGCCCAGTGACCCGAGTGGCTCGAATCCCCTACAGAGGCGTCCTGAGGCCCAGCAG CTCAGCTGAGTCAGAGGAGCTTGCGGTGCACTTGTATCCCGGGGCGGTCACAGTACAGGGCGTTCTGAGGAGAAAGACTGTGCTGAAAGAGGGCAAGAAACCAACA GTGGCATCTTGGACCAAATACTGGGTGGCACTCTGTGGTACCCAGCTTTACTACTACACTGCCAAGTCCCTGAAGGCCACAGAAAGGAAGCAT TTTAAGTCCACATCgtgtaagagtgtgtgtgtggtggggcTCATGGCGATGATGGCGGACGACCCCGAgcatcctgatgtttttatgctCACTGACTCAGAGCACG GTAACACGTACAAGTACCAAGCAGGAAATCGAATGAACGCTTTACTTTGGTTCAAGCATCTGAGCGCAGCCTGCCAGAGTAACAGGCAACAG GTACCAGCCAATCTGATGTCCTTTGAATGA
- the LOC117370277 gene encoding glycosaminoglycan xylosylkinase: protein MKLKQRMVVLCAVLLLLGLAKIFLLDGGEGSAASRRDLRAFRKMEAGLSLSRGARLTHTLQSPWEIASQWVGPREVYPEETPELAAILTALSTARIERADVGYKGTQLKALLVLDGGQKVVFKPKRYNRDYVVDGEPYAGYDRHNAEVAAFHLDRILGFRRAPLVVGRYVNLRTEIKPVATDQLLSTFLTQGNNSCFYGKCYYCRESEPACAEGEIMEGSLTLWLPDVWPLQKHRHPWGRTYREGKLARWEYDESYCDAVKKMPPYDAGPRLLDVIDTAIFDYLIGNADRHHYESFQDDGGASMLILLDNAKSFGNAALDERSILAPLYQCCMVRVSTWNRLNLLRNGVLSSAMRQALAFDPIHPVLAETHLAALDRRLSGIIATVKQCMEASGPDNTLIEDRMNLPHP, encoded by the exons ATGAAGCTCAAACAGCGCATGGTGGTGCTGTGTGCTGTGCTGCTCCTCCTGGGCCTGGCCAAGATCTTTCTGCTGGACGGAGGCGAGGGGTCTGCAGCCAGCCGCCGGGACCTCCGGGCGTTTCGCAAG atggaGGCCGGTTTGTCTCTGTCCCGTGGTGCTCGTCTCACACATACCTTGCAGTCGCCATGGGAGATTGCCAGTCAGTGGGTTGGTCCCAGGGAGGTGTACCCAGAAGAGACTCCTGAATTAGCAGCAATCCTCACAGCGCTCAGCACAGCCCGAATCGAACGTGCCGATGTGGGCTATAAGGGGACGCAGCTCAAAGCTCTACTGGTCCTGGATGGGGGGCAGAAAGTAGTCTTCAAACCCAAGAG GTACAATAGAGACTACGTAGTGGACGGTGAGCCTTATGCTGGGTATGACAGACACAATGCAGAGGTGGCGGCTTTTCACCTGGACAG GATCCTTGGGTTCAGAAGAGCTCCTTTGGTCGTGGGACGCTACGTGAACCTGCGAACAGAGATCAAACCAGTTGCCACCGACCAACTGCTGAGCACCTTCCTCACGCAAG GTaataacagttgtttttatGGAAAGTGTTACTACTGTCGGGAGAGTGAGCCAGCCTGTGCTGAGGGGGAGATCATGGAGGGTTCATTAACCCTTTGGCTGCCGGACGTGTGGCCTCTACAAAAGCACAGACACCCCTGGGGCAGGACCTACCGGGAGGGAAAACTGGCCAG GTGGGAGTATGACGAGAGCTACTGTGATGCAGTGAAGAAAATGCCTCCATACGACGCTGGCCCTAGACTCCTGGATGTGATTGACACGGCCATATTTGATTATCTCATCGGAAACGCCGACCGCCATCACTACGAGAGTTTCCAGGATGATGGAGGAGCCAGCATGCTTATCCTACTTGACAATGCCAAGAG TTTTGGGAACGCGGCTCTTGACGAGAGGAGCATTCTGGCACCCCTTTATCAGTGCTGCAT ggttCGAGTCTCCACATGgaacagattaaacttgttgAGGAATGGGGTTTTGAGTTCAGCGATGAGACAGGCTCTGGCCTTTGACCCCATTCACCCGGTTTTGGCTGAGACGCACTTAGCAGCTCTGGACCGGCGGCTTTCTGGAATCATAGCCACCGTCAAACAGTGTATGGAAGCATCAGGCCCAGACAATACACTAATAGAAGACCGAATGAACCTCCCTCATCCATAA